The following DNA comes from Sinorhizobium mexicanum.
ACGGCATCGAGATAGCCGGCGCCGCGATGGTGCTGGTGCTTGGACTTGTGCTGCTGGGCGCCGCACTGCAGGGATAGAGCAAGCCCAGGATTTGCTAGATTCCGAGACCAGGTATTACTGCCCGCGCCGCCGCTGATGGCGGGCGCGCAGCCAGAAAATCAGGAAAAAGCCGAGGACGAAGAGAGCGCCGAAGGCAGCGGCGAGCCACGGCGAAATATCGCCCAGCCGAAGCATGATCGACGGCAAGGCGAGGAAGCCGACGGCGACCACCAGCAGGATGATGGCGGCGGCAATCGCCGGCGATCTTTCTTTTTTCTCAGGCGGATTCAAGTTCGCTCCTTGCCTTCATGTCGGCGCGAATATCCTTGAGGCACCGCTTCTGACGGCCATCCCCGTGGAAGTTCTCGGGCGACAGCCAAGCTTCGAATGCAGCCTTGATGGGCGGCCATTCGCTGTCAATGATCGAGAACCAGGCTGTATCGCGGTTGGCGTGCTTCGAAATCATATGCTGGCGGAAAATGCCTTCGAACGTGAAGCCTAGACGCGCTGCCGTGGTGCGGCTCGGTTGGTTTTCGCTGTGGCATTTCCATTCGTAGCGGCGATAGCCCAGATCCTCGAAAACATGCCGAGCCATCAGGTATTGTGCCTCCGTCGACAACGTCGAGCGCGCCATCAGGGGGCCGTGTGCAACGGCGCCGACTTCCACGACGCCATTGGCCGGATCCGCGCGCATGTAGTTCGCCATGCCGACGACCTTGCCGGTCGATTTGTCGCGGAACACTTCGGTTACCCAGCCGGATTTCTCCTGCGCCGCCGTCAGCCACGCGTCAAATGCATCAATGCCGGAAAAGTCGTCCTGCGTGAAATATCTCAACAGTGGGTTGATGGCCAAGCCGCCGAAGGCGTCGCCCCAGAGCGCCTTGAGGTGCTGTGCACGGTCATACGGTTCCAGCCGAACATATCGGCCCTCGATGAAGACTGGCCGCGGGGCCGGACATCCCTTCCAGTTGGCGAGATCGCGCATCAACCACTCCGAATCCATTGCTATATCCGCAAATAGGTCAGATGCGGACCGGTTACAAATTCAAACTGGTGATGAAATCATGAAGCGGCCGCGCACCGCTTCTCCTGCATCTACGGCGCGTGTCCCCGCACCATACACTCGCGCGAGGTCAGGCGGGGACCTTGGCTCCCGAAACGGTCGCCTCGATGTGGTCGACGAGCGCATCGGGAAGCCCGAGACGGCCGGCGAGCAGATCGAGATAGCCGCGTTCCGCCCGGCTCTCGGGCTCGATCGCGAGGCGCGACGCAGTGTAGATCTCCACGCGCTGCTCCTCCGTCGTCGCGGCAGCGACGATAGCATCGAGATCGACTGGATTGGCGAGTTCCGCCTCGAGGAACGCCGCCGCGTCGG
Coding sequences within:
- a CDS encoding GNAT family N-acetyltransferase, which translates into the protein MRDLANWKGCPAPRPVFIEGRYVRLEPYDRAQHLKALWGDAFGGLAINPLLRYFTQDDFSGIDAFDAWLTAAQEKSGWVTEVFRDKSTGKVVGMANYMRADPANGVVEVGAVAHGPLMARSTLSTEAQYLMARHVFEDLGYRRYEWKCHSENQPSRTTAARLGFTFEGIFRQHMISKHANRDTAWFSIIDSEWPPIKAAFEAWLSPENFHGDGRQKRCLKDIRADMKARSELESA